The genomic segment CGCTCGCGAGCCATCAGCTCGGTCAGATCCAGCGGAAACCCGAAGGTGCCGTAGAGCAGGAAGGCGTCCTCCCCACCGACCGTCCCGGCCGCGCCATCGCGCGGGGCGATCTGGTCGAACCGCTCCATGCCGGCGTCGATCGTCTCCAGGAAGCGCTCCTCCTCCTTGCGGGTGTGCCGCAGGAGGTGGTCACGCCTGTCGCTGAGCTCCGGGTACGCGTCGCCCATGGTGTCCACCACGCGGTCCACGACGTGCACGAGCGTGGGTTCGCGCCGGCCCAGCATCCACGCGTGGCGCACGGCCCTGCGCAGCAACCGTCGCAGGACGTAACCGGGGCCTTCGTTGGACGGGAACACGCCATCCGCCAGCAGGAACGCCACGGCGCGGGCGTGGTCGGCAAGCACGCGGTAGCTCACGCCGTGCGGCGTGTCGTAGACGTATTCGACGCCGACGACCTCGCGCCCGGCGTCGATCAACGGCGTGAACAGGTCGGTCTCGTAGTTGGAATCGACTCCCTGCAGGACGGCGGCTATGCGCTCGAGCCCCGCGCCCGTGTCCACCGAGGGCGCCGGCAAGGGCACGAGCTCCCCGTCCGGCTGCCGATCGTACTGCATGAACACCAGGTTCCAGAGCTCGAGGAACTCGCCGCGGTCGCCGCGCTCCACGAACTCCTCGGCGGACAGCGAGCCGCTCCGCTCGCCGTCCGGACGGGCGTCGAAATGCAGCTCCGAGTTGGGGCCGCACGGCCCGGTGTCGGCCATCTGCCAGAAGTTGTGCTCGTCGCCCAGCCGGTACACGCGTTCGTGAGGGATGCCCGCGATCTCCGTCCACAGCGCGGCCGCCTCGTCGTCGGTGTGGTGCACCGTGGCCCAGAGACGGTCGGCAGAGATGCCGAAGTCCACGGTCAGCAGCTCCCAGGCGTAGTCGATGGCGTCGCGCTTGAAGTAGTCACCGAAGGAGAAGTTGCCCAGCATCTCGAAGAAGGTGTGGTGCCGGGCGGTGACGCCCACCTCCTCGAGGTCGTTGTGCTTTCCGCTGACCCTCAGGCACTTCTGAGACGTAGCCGCGCGCTTGAAGGGCAGGTCCACGAGCCCCAGAAACGCGTCCTTGAACTGCACCATGCCGGAGTTCGTGAAGAGCAAAGTGGGGTCATCGCGTGGGACCAGGCTGGAGCTGGGTCGCACGGCGTGACCCCGCTGTTCGAAGAACGCGAGGAAGCGACTGCGAATGTCGGACGCGGTCATGTCGGCTACGTCTGGACGTTACGGCTGGCACGGAACCTGGCAATATAGACCGGCCGGAGGGGGATGCGAAGGGGCCGCCGACGCCCTCTCGCGGGGGCAGCGACGGCCCGGCGCGGCCACGTAGCGCCGCGTGGGTGTTTCACCCGTGCAGCGTGGGGGGAGAGGGCGTCAGGCCGCGCCCGCGTCCACCTGCTCGGCGCTCTCCGCGCCCACCCGCGGCGGCAGGCTGAGGGCGTCGCGCACCTTGTCCTCGATCTCGTTGGCGATATCCGGGTTTTCGGCCAGGTATCCCTTGGCGTTCTCCCGCCCCTGCCCCAGCCGGACATCGCCGTAGGAGAACCAGGCTCCGGCCTTGTCCACGATCTCGGTGTCGACGCCAAGGTCGATCAGCAGCCCGTTATGGCTGATCCCCTCGTTGTACATGATGTCGAACTCGGCCTCTCGGAACGGCGGCGCCGTCTTGTTCTTCACGACCTTCACGCGGGTACGATTGCCGATCAGCTCCTGGCCGTCCTTGATCGCCCCGATCCTGCGGATGTCCAAGCGTACGCTGGAGTAGAACTTCAGAGCCCGGCCACCCGGCTGGGTTTCCGGGTTGCCATACATGACCCCGATCTTCTCGCGGATCTGGTTGGTAAACACCACCGCGGTACGGGAACGGTTGACGGCGCCGGTGAGCTTGCGCAGGGCCTGGCTCATGAGGCGCGCCTGGAGCCCGACGTGCGAGTCGCCCATCTCGCCCTCGATCTCCGCTCGGGGCACAAGCGCCGCGACCGAGTCGATCACCACCACATCCACCGCGCTGCTGCGGATGAGGACCTCGGCGATCTCGAGCGCTTGTTCTCCCGTGTCCGGCTGGCTGACGAGCAGATTCTCCACGTCCACGCCCAGCTTCTCGCCGTAGATGATGTCCAGCGCGTGTTCCGCGTCGATGAACGCGGCCACGCCGCCGGCGCGCTGCGCGTTCGCGATGACGTGCAGGCACAGGGTGGTCTTGCCGCTGGACTCCGGCCCGTAGATCTCGGAGATCCGGCCGCGCGGGATTCCGCCGATGCCGATCGCCGCGTCCAGGTTGAGTGCCCCGGTGGAGATCGACTCGATCTGCACGCGAGCCCCGCCCTCTCCCATGCGCATGATCGCCCCCTTGCCGTGCGCCCGCTCGATCTGCGAGATCGCGACGTTGAGGGCTTTCTTGCGTTCTTCGGTGACTTGCAGCGTCGTCATGATCGTGCCGTTCCCCCCTCGGAGTGTCGGGTGCACCCGGTTCGCCCGGTCAGGCCCCATTATGGGTGGCTGGCTGGGCGTCTACAAGGGCAGAACGGGACAGAGCCTCGTGAGCGGCTTTCGGGATTTGTACGGGAAGCCCGGATTGACGGGTCTTCGGGACGTTTTCGGGTCTCTCTATCGATCTTCGATTCGGAGCCCGGCGCTGGCGACGGCGGCGGCGAAGGCCCTGTCGAAGGCTTCCCGGGACAGCCCGAAGCGCGCGTAGAAGCGGCGCAGCGCGGCCGGATCGGCGGGCGTCTCTTCGCCCAGTAGCGCCGCCCGCACGACCTCTCCCAGGAGCCCCGCGGCGCTCTCCACGTACTCGGGGGCTCGCCGTACGCGGCCGTGCGCGGGCAACACCACGGCCGCGTCGAGGGCCCTCAGGAAACCGAGCGCCTGCGCCCAGCCGGCCACGTCGCTGTTCGCGTCGATCCACGGAAACGCGTCCTCCAGCAGGTCCCCGGCCGCCAGAATGCGCTCGTTCGACAGCCAGACCACGGCGTCTCCGACGGTGTGGGCGGGTCCCAGAGAGCGCACCTCCACCACCCTGTCGCCCAGGTCGATCCGCAGACGGTCCTGAAAGGTGAGCGTCGGCTCCAGGTAGTCCGTCTGCGCCAACTCGCGGGCCTGCGCGTCGCGCAAGTCGGCGCTACGGAGCAGCCGCGCCGCGGTCGCCTCGCTGAGTTCCTGTCCCTGCGGTCCGAGGCGCTCGCTCGCCCAGGTCCGGCGCCGATCCGCCGAGACAGGCAGCGTGTCGACGTCCGCCTGATACGCCGCCCGACCCAGCGTCGCCATGGCTTCGGCGGTGGCGCGGGTGGCGATTATGGCCACGTCCGGGTTGGCCTCGACGAACGCCGCGTTGCCCATTGTGTGGTCGGTGTGCCAGTGGGTGTTGACCAGGTGGGTCACGGGCAGGTCGGTCAGCCGGCCCAACTCGCGCAGAAAAGCGCGCGAGGCGGAGGGCGAGGCGTGCGCGTCGACCACCAGCACTCCGGCCTCGCCCACCACGACCAGCGAGTTCGCGAACACGTACATGGGCGGACCGGGCCTCACGGTCGCCGCGAACACGCCCTCGGCCAGCTCCGTGAAGTCGAAGACATCGGCCGGCTCCTGCGCCGCGGCCGGCGCGCTCAGGGCGAGCGCCAGCAGCAGAGCTCGCGCGCCGTCCGGCGCCCCGCCCCGGCTCACACCAGCACCTCCGCCAGCGCGGCGCCGGCCTGCCTGATGCCGTCGTCGTCGACGTCCAGGTGGGTGACGGCCCGCAGGCGGCGCCGCGAGAACCGGCTCATGCGCACGCCGCGCTCCTCGAGGGCGTCCTTCACGGCGTCCGCGTCCGGGCCGCTGTCGGGGAGATGGACCATCACGATGTTGGTTTCGGGGGTCACCACCCCGACGCCGTCGATGCCCGCGGCGGCGGCGGCCAGGTCGGCCGCCCGGCGGTGGTCGTCGGAGAGCCTGTCGAGGTGGTGGTCGAGCGCGTACAAGGCGGCCGCCGCGAGGACTCCGGATTGGCGCATGGCCCCGCCCAGACGGCGGCGGATGCGCCACGCCCGATCGCGCAGCTCCGCGGGCAGCGCGAGCACGGATCCGACCGGGCAGCCGAGTCCCTTGGAGAGCGTCACCATGACGGTGTCGGCGCAGTCGGCGAGTTCCGCGAGAGAGCGCCCGCCGGCCGCCGCGGCGTTCCATAGTCGCGCGCCGTCCAGGTGCACGCGCAGCCCGCGCGCCCGCGCCAGTTCCGCTATGCGACGTCCCCGCTCGAGCGGCAGGACCCTACCGCCGGCGCCGTTGTGGGTGTTCTCCAGACACACCACGGACGTGCGGATGGTGTACGGCCCCGGGTCGCGCATCGCCGCCTCCACTCGCTCCGGGACCGGGAGCCCGTCCTCGGGCCGGTGCGTCCTTATCTGGACCCCACCCCACATCGCGGTGGCGCCGTCCTCCCAGTTCACGACGTGCGCGTCGGCGTCCATCACGACCTCGGTGCCCGGGGCGGCCTGGCTCAGGATGGCAACGGTGTTCGCCATCACGCCGCTCGGCATGAACAGCGCTGCCTCCTTGCCAAGGAGCCCCGCAACGCGCTCCTCCAGCGCGGCCACGGTGGTGTCGTCGCCCAGCACGTCGTCGCCCACCACGGCCCCCGCCATCGCCGCGCGCATGCCGGGCGTCGGCCGCGTCACCGTGTCGCTACGCAGGTCGACGGTCATCCCGCGCTTTCGGTTCTGGTCCGGGGTCGGCCGGCCCCGGACAGCGGCCGCCCGCACGTCGCGCAGAACCTGTCCTCGGCGCGATTCACCGCGTAGCAACGGGCGCACACGGCGCCCTCCGCGAGCGCCCGCGCGGCGTGGTCTACCAGGCGGTCGAGCGCGCGCTCTTCGGCCGGACCCGGCGCGCGCGCGCGGCGCACCACCGGAAGCGCCACGAACGCCAGCACGAGGCCGGCCACGACCAGGCCCACTGCGAGTTCCATGTCGTTCAGTCGGTTGGAGAAGCGAGCGACGCCGCGCACCGGCTCAAGGCGAGCGACACGGCTTCGGGCCCCGTGACCACCGCGGGCAGCGGCAGCCCGGTGGTCAGCCCGGGCCGGACCAGCACGACCGGCTTGTCCATGGCGCGCGCCAGCGCCACCTCGGAGAGCGTGCCCCAGGCCCCGCCCACCGCCACGACGGCGTCGGCGAACGACACGACGAGCGCGTTGCGAGCCTCGCCCATGCCGGTCGCGAGGGGCACGGTTACCCACGGGTTGGCGGCCGCCGGATCGATCCCCGGAAGGACGCCGAGCGCCTGGCCGCCGGCATCGGTCGCGCCCCGGCAGGCCGCCGCCATCACCCCGCCCAGGCCTCCGCACACCAGGACCGCCCCGGCTTCGGCGATCGCCGCGCCCGCCGCCTCCGCCTCCCGCAGCTCGTCCGGATCGGGCGTCGAGGAGCCGCAAACCGCGACGCGGATCGGCCTGGACACTCGCTGGGGGCGCTTCTGCTCGTTCACGAGCGCGCCCAGGTGACGGCGGCGTTGACGGCGCGCCGCCAGCCGCTCCAGTAGAGTTCGCGGCGCTCCTCATCGAGCGAGCCCTCGAAGCGGTCGAAGGGTCCGCGGGCCGCCAGGAAGTCGTCGCCGTCCGCCCAGGCCCCCACGCCGATGCCCGCGAGCCCCGCGGCGCCGAGCGCGGTGGTCTCGATCTGGGGCGGCCTGAGCACCGGCCTGTCCAGCATCCCGGACAGGAAGTCCACGAACCAGTCGTTCGCCGTCGCGCCCCCGTCGACCGCGAGCGAGGGCGCCCTCTGGCCGGCGTCGGCCTCCATCGCCTCGACGACCTCGCGCGTTCCGTACGCCATCGCCTCCAGCGCCGCGCGGGCCAGGTGGGCGCGGCGCGACCCGCGCGTGAGACCCACCACCATGCCCCTGGCCTCCGCTTCCCAGTGGGGCGCGCCGAGCCCGACGAACGCGGGCACCAGATACACCCCGTCGTTGTCATCCAGGGAGCGCGCCAGCGCCTCGGTCTCGCCGGCGCTGGCGATCACCCCCAGCTCGTCTCGCAACCACTGGATGGCCGCGCCGGCGATGAAGATCGAGCCTTCCAGCGCGTAGGTCGCCTCGCCCCCGACGCCGCACGCGACCGTGCTGAGAAGCCCTCGTTGCGACGCCACCGCGTTGTCGCCGGTGTGCATGAGCAGGAAGGCGCCGGTGCCGTAGGTGCTCTTGGCGCTGCCGGGCCGCCAGCAACCCTGTCCGAAGAGCGCCGCCTGCTGATCGCCCGCGACCCCGGCGATGCGCGCCCCGGCCGCCGGAGCGTCGCCGGACACGACGCCGAACTCCCCGCTCGAGGGTCTCACGTCCGACAGGACAGCGCGGGGAACGCCGAACAGCTCCAAGAGCTCGTCGGACCATTCGCCGCGGTGGATGTCGTAGAGCAGCGTGCGCGAGGCGTTGGTGGGATCGGTCGCGTGGACTTCGCCCCCTGTCAGTTGCCAGATCAGCCACGTGTCGATGGTGCCCGCGGCCAGCTCTCCCGCTTCCGCCCGGCTCCGCAGGCCCGCGTCCCGATCCAGCATCCAGGCGAGCTTCGTCGCCGAAAAATACGGGTCGAGCACGAGCCCGGTTCTCTCTCTGACCCAGGGCTCGCGACCCTCCTCCTTCAGCTCGCGGCAGCGCTCCGCGGTGCGCCGGTCCTGCCAGACGATCGCGCGCGCCGCGGGCTCGCCCGAGGCCCGGTCCCACAGCACCACCGTCTCGCGCTGGTTGGTGATGCCCACGGCGTCCGGGGTGCCCACGCCGGCCCGCGCCAGGACCTCCTGGGCGACGCGGAAGGTGACGTCGCGGATCTCGGCGGCGTCGTGCTCCACCCAGCCGGGACGCGGGAAATGCTGCGAGAACTCCGCGTAGGCCTTGGCCACGATGTCGCCCCGCTCGCCGATGACGAGCGCGGTGCTGCCGGTGGTGCCCTGGTCCAGCGCGAGGATCCTGGTCATGCCTGTTCCGCCGTTCTCAACGACCCGGTACCACGTCCGCGGCGGGCCGCGGACTGCGGAAGTGGTACCGCCAACCTGCCTCCTCCAGCAACCGAATCGTGCGCACGATGGGCAGTCCCATTACCGCGAAGAAATCGCCGTCTATGGCCTCGACCAGGGTCGCGCCGTAGCCCTGGATGCCGTACGCGCCGGCCTTGTCCAACGGCTCCCCGGTGGCGGCATAGGCGAGCGCGGTCGCTTCGTCGAAGGCGCGGAACACCACGCGCGTGCTCTCTACGCCGCTCCTGACGCGGCCGGCGGGGTCCGCGACCGCCACGGCGGTGCGCACGACGTGGTCGCGGCCCTGGAGCCTCAGCAGCATGTCCACCGCGCCCCGCTCGTCCACCGGCTTGCCGAGCACCTGGCCGTCCAGCACCACGATGGTGTCTGCGGCCAGAACCACCGAGCCCGGCCGCCGGAGCGCCACCGCGCTCGCCTTCTCCCGCGCCGTGCGTTCTGCGTAGGCCGCTGGTGACTCGTCCGGCAGGCGCCGCTCATCGAGTTCCGCCGCCAGCACCTCGAACTCCACGCCCAGCATGGACAGGAGGCTGGCACGCCTGGGCGAGCCGGACGCCAGCACGAGCGAACCGTCGCTCACCCTGCGGGCTCTCTTTCGAGGCTCAGCGTCACCGGGCCGTCGTTCACCAGCTCCACGTCCATCATGGCGCCGAACCTACCCGCCTCCACCGCCGCCGGCGCGGACTCGCGCAGCGCGTCCAGAAACAGCTCGTACAGCGGGATCGCGAGCTCCGGCGGAGCGGCGTGTACGAAGCTCGGGCGACGCCCCTTGCGCGCGTCGCCGTAGAGCGTGAACTGGCTCACCACGAGCACGTCCCCGCCGATGTCTTCCAGGGACAGGTTCATTTTGCCCTCCGCGTCCGCGAACAGCCGCAGCCCCAGGATCTTGGCCGCCATCCAGCGGACTTCCTCCTCGCCGTCACCGGGCCTGAAGCCCACGAGCACGAGAAAGCCGCGCCCGGCGCGCCCGACGACCTCGCCGTCGACGCGCACCTCGGCGCGGCTCACCCGCTGCAGGACGACGCGCACGCTAACGCGCGCGCCGAGCCGTCGGGCCCGGTAGCGCCACCGCTACTCGACCGTCACGGACTTGGCCAGGTTGCGTGGCTGGTCAACGTTGCAGCCGCGCATCACGGCGATGTGGTAGGCCAGGAGCTGGAGCGGCACGGAGCACAGGATGGGCGTCAGCATGTCGATCGTGTCGGGGATCGGGATGATGTGATCGACCTTGTCCGCGAGCTCGGTGTCGCCCTCGGTGAGCACCGCGATCACGCGGCCGCCGCGCGCGCGCACCTCCTCGACGTTGCTGACGACCTTCCTGTAGACGGAGTCCTTGGGGGCGAGCACGACGACCGGCATGCGATCGTCGATGAGCGCGATGGGCCCGTGCTTCATCTCGGCCGCGGGGTAGCCCTCGGCGTGGATGTAGCTGATCTCCTTGAGCTTGAGCGCGCCCTCCAACGCCGCCGGGAAGTTGTAGCCCCGGCCCAGGTAGAGGACGTTGGCGGCGTCCTCGTACTGACGCGCCAGCTCGCGCAGGTCCTCGTCCAGACCGAGCACCGCCTCGACCTGCTCCGGCAGCCTCTCCAGCGCGGCTATGATCTCGCGTCCCTGCAGGATCGACAGGTTGCGCAGCCTGGCCAGATGGACGGTGAAGAGGGTTAGCGCCACCACCTGACTCGTGAACGCCTTGGTGGAGGCCACGCCGATCTCCGGCCCGGCGTGCAGGTAGATCCCGAAGTCCGTCTCGCGCGCGATCGTCGAGCCGACCACGTTGACGATGCCCATGGCCCGCGCGCCGCGCCGCTTCGCCTCCCGCATGGCAGCCAGCGTGTCGGCCGTCTCGC from the Gemmatimonadota bacterium genome contains:
- a CDS encoding MBL fold metallo-hydrolase, whose translation is MSRGGAPDGARALLLALALSAPAAAQEPADVFDFTELAEGVFAATVRPGPPMYVFANSLVVVGEAGVLVVDAHASPSASRAFLRELGRLTDLPVTHLVNTHWHTDHTMGNAAFVEANPDVAIIATRATAEAMATLGRAAYQADVDTLPVSADRRRTWASERLGPQGQELSEATAARLLRSADLRDAQARELAQTDYLEPTLTFQDRLRIDLGDRVVEVRSLGPAHTVGDAVVWLSNERILAAGDLLEDAFPWIDANSDVAGWAQALGFLRALDAAVVLPAHGRVRRAPEYVESAAGLLGEVVRAALLGEETPADPAALRRFYARFGLSREAFDRAFAAAVASAGLRIEDR
- the recA gene encoding recombinase RecA, which translates into the protein MTTLQVTEERKKALNVAISQIERAHGKGAIMRMGEGGARVQIESISTGALNLDAAIGIGGIPRGRISEIYGPESSGKTTLCLHVIANAQRAGGVAAFIDAEHALDIIYGEKLGVDVENLLVSQPDTGEQALEIAEVLIRSSAVDVVVIDSVAALVPRAEIEGEMGDSHVGLQARLMSQALRKLTGAVNRSRTAVVFTNQIREKIGVMYGNPETQPGGRALKFYSSVRLDIRRIGAIKDGQELIGNRTRVKVVKNKTAPPFREAEFDIMYNEGISHNGLLIDLGVDTEIVDKAGAWFSYGDVRLGQGRENAKGYLAENPDIANEIEDKVRDALSLPPRVGAESAEQVDAGAA
- a CDS encoding nucleoside triphosphate pyrophosphatase — its product is MSDGSLVLASGSPRRASLLSMLGVEFEVLAAELDERRLPDESPAAYAERTAREKASAVALRRPGSVVLAADTIVVLDGQVLGKPVDERGAVDMLLRLQGRDHVVRTAVAVADPAGRVRSGVESTRVVFRAFDEATALAYAATGEPLDKAGAYGIQGYGATLVEAIDGDFFAVMGLPIVRTIRLLEEAGWRYHFRSPRPAADVVPGR
- the dtd gene encoding D-aminoacyl-tRNA deacylase translates to MRVVLQRVSRAEVRVDGEVVGRAGRGFLVLVGFRPGDGEEEVRWMAAKILGLRLFADAEGKMNLSLEDIGGDVLVVSQFTLYGDARKGRRPSFVHAAPPELAIPLYELFLDALRESAPAAVEAGRFGAMMDVELVNDGPVTLSLEREPAG
- the glpK gene encoding glycerol kinase GlpK; translation: MTRILALDQGTTGSTALVIGERGDIVAKAYAEFSQHFPRPGWVEHDAAEIRDVTFRVAQEVLARAGVGTPDAVGITNQRETVVLWDRASGEPAARAIVWQDRRTAERCRELKEEGREPWVRERTGLVLDPYFSATKLAWMLDRDAGLRSRAEAGELAAGTIDTWLIWQLTGGEVHATDPTNASRTLLYDIHRGEWSDELLELFGVPRAVLSDVRPSSGEFGVVSGDAPAAGARIAGVAGDQQAALFGQGCWRPGSAKSTYGTGAFLLMHTGDNAVASQRGLLSTVACGVGGEATYALEGSIFIAGAAIQWLRDELGVIASAGETEALARSLDDNDGVYLVPAFVGLGAPHWEAEARGMVVGLTRGSRRAHLARAALEAMAYGTREVVEAMEADAGQRAPSLAVDGGATANDWFVDFLSGMLDRPVLRPPQIETTALGAAGLAGIGVGAWADGDDFLAARGPFDRFEGSLDEERRELYWSGWRRAVNAAVTWARS
- the alaS gene encoding alanine--tRNA ligase is translated as MTASDIRSRFLAFFEQRGHAVRPSSSLVPRDDPTLLFTNSGMVQFKDAFLGLVDLPFKRAATSQKCLRVSGKHNDLEEVGVTARHHTFFEMLGNFSFGDYFKRDAIDYAWELLTVDFGISADRLWATVHHTDDEAAALWTEIAGIPHERVYRLGDEHNFWQMADTGPCGPNSELHFDARPDGERSGSLSAEEFVERGDRGEFLELWNLVFMQYDRQPDGELVPLPAPSVDTGAGLERIAAVLQGVDSNYETDLFTPLIDAGREVVGVEYVYDTPHGVSYRVLADHARAVAFLLADGVFPSNEGPGYVLRRLLRRAVRHAWMLGRREPTLVHVVDRVVDTMGDAYPELSDRRDHLLRHTRKEEERFLETIDAGMERFDQIAPRDGAAGTVGGEDAFLLYGTFGFPLDLTELMARER
- a CDS encoding GntG family PLP-dependent aldolase, with the protein product MTVDLRSDTVTRPTPGMRAAMAGAVVGDDVLGDDTTVAALEERVAGLLGKEAALFMPSGVMANTVAILSQAAPGTEVVMDADAHVVNWEDGATAMWGGVQIRTHRPEDGLPVPERVEAAMRDPGPYTIRTSVVCLENTHNGAGGRVLPLERGRRIAELARARGLRVHLDGARLWNAAAAGGRSLAELADCADTVMVTLSKGLGCPVGSVLALPAELRDRAWRIRRRLGGAMRQSGVLAAAALYALDHHLDRLSDDHRRAADLAAAAAGIDGVGVVTPETNIVMVHLPDSGPDADAVKDALEERGVRMSRFSRRRLRAVTHLDVDDDGIRQAGAALAEVLV
- a CDS encoding TIGR00725 family protein, giving the protein MNEQKRPQRVSRPIRVAVCGSSTPDPDELREAEAAGAAIAEAGAVLVCGGLGGVMAAACRGATDAGGQALGVLPGIDPAAANPWVTVPLATGMGEARNALVVSFADAVVAVGGAWGTLSEVALARAMDKPVVLVRPGLTTGLPLPAVVTGPEAVSLALSRCAASLASPTD